The proteins below come from a single Beutenbergia cavernae DSM 12333 genomic window:
- a CDS encoding ABC transporter ATP-binding protein, with the protein MNESVLWTAGLGKRYRSAWALRDCDLDLPTGRVIALVGPNGAGKTTLLRIIAGLLRPTVGELHVLGAPADGSSPATLAEIGFVAQEHPLYRRFRVRELLRMGDELNLRWDQGFAEDRLRRLGIPLEQRAGALSGGQRAQVALTLALAKRPRLLILDEPVASLDPLARQAFMQTLMGSVAEHDVTVLLSSHVLAELERVCDYLILLAAGHVQVAGEIDGLLATHRLLSGPPGALVDSMPGVIHVTTGDRRSDAVVRTDDGVDLLGWESHPVGLEELALAYLRRAASPGSEIQELVS; encoded by the coding sequence GTGAACGAGTCGGTCCTCTGGACCGCCGGCCTCGGTAAGCGGTACCGGTCCGCGTGGGCGTTGCGCGACTGCGACCTCGACCTTCCGACGGGTCGCGTCATCGCGCTGGTCGGCCCGAACGGCGCAGGGAAGACCACCCTGCTGCGGATCATCGCGGGACTGCTGCGACCGACCGTCGGCGAGCTCCACGTCCTCGGGGCACCGGCGGACGGGTCGTCTCCGGCGACGCTCGCCGAGATCGGCTTCGTCGCGCAGGAGCACCCGCTGTACCGACGATTCCGCGTGCGGGAGCTGCTCCGGATGGGGGACGAGCTCAACCTGCGGTGGGACCAGGGGTTTGCCGAGGACCGGCTGCGGCGTCTCGGCATCCCGCTCGAACAGCGCGCCGGCGCGCTCTCCGGCGGTCAGCGTGCCCAGGTCGCCCTCACGCTCGCACTCGCGAAACGCCCTCGGCTCCTGATCCTCGACGAACCCGTCGCCAGCCTCGATCCGCTGGCCCGCCAGGCCTTCATGCAGACGCTGATGGGTTCGGTGGCCGAGCACGACGTCACCGTGCTGCTGTCGTCCCACGTCCTGGCGGAGCTCGAACGCGTCTGCGACTACCTGATCCTGCTGGCCGCCGGGCACGTCCAGGTCGCCGGCGAGATCGACGGCCTTCTCGCCACGCACCGTCTGCTGAGCGGCCCCCCGGGCGCCCTCGTCGACTCCATGCCGGGCGTCATCCACGTGACCACGGGAGACCGTCGATCCGACGCCGTCGTGCGCACCGACGACGGGGTCGACCTCCTCGGCTGGGAGTCCCATCCCGTGGGGCTCGAGGAGCTCGCCCTGGCCTACCTGAGACGTGCGGCGTCGCCCGGATCGGAGATCCAGGAGCTGGTGTCATGA
- a CDS encoding MarR family winged helix-turn-helix transcriptional regulator, protein MDRPDAAPDEVDRIVDAWEAERPDLDVEPLRIFSRVHRLARHLDRARRRAFEAHDLELWEFDVLSALRRAGAPYELTPGRLIAETLVSSGTMTNRIDRMSARRLVARRSSDDDRRIVLVSLTSDGKERVDAAMAGLLDRERALLAGLSAGERDSLAEMLRAVLRPFDAPAATRPEGHPS, encoded by the coding sequence ATGGATCGGCCAGACGCGGCGCCCGACGAGGTCGACCGGATCGTCGACGCCTGGGAGGCCGAGCGGCCCGACCTCGACGTCGAGCCGCTGCGGATCTTCTCCCGGGTGCACCGCCTGGCTCGGCACCTCGACCGGGCGCGGCGTCGCGCCTTCGAGGCGCACGACCTCGAGCTGTGGGAGTTCGACGTGCTCTCGGCGCTGCGCCGCGCGGGGGCGCCGTACGAGCTGACGCCAGGGCGGCTCATCGCCGAGACGCTCGTCTCGTCCGGGACCATGACGAACCGCATCGACCGCATGAGCGCCCGCCGTCTCGTCGCGCGGCGGAGCTCGGACGACGACCGCCGCATCGTGCTCGTCAGCCTGACGTCCGACGGCAAGGAGCGCGTCGACGCCGCGATGGCCGGGCTCCTCGACCGGGAGCGGGCTCTGCTCGCCGGGCTGAGCGCCGGGGAGCGCGACTCGCTCGCCGAGATGCTGCGCGCCGTCCTGCGGCCGTTCGACGCACCTGCCGCGACCCGACCGGAAGGACACCCCTCGTGA
- a CDS encoding GntR family transcriptional regulator: protein MFVFRLDPRSGVPPYLQLVHQIRHALLLGELRQGDQVPLIREVVEQLAINPNTVSKAYRQLEQEGLVRSRPGIGTFVVGAPPEAVPPATYASLRRGLQSWLREAHAAGLDDEAILALLATTNRDLAQEGVA, encoded by the coding sequence GTGTTCGTGTTCCGCCTCGACCCGCGTTCGGGAGTGCCGCCCTACCTGCAGCTGGTGCACCAGATCCGGCACGCCTTGCTCCTGGGCGAGCTCCGGCAGGGCGACCAGGTGCCGCTGATCCGCGAGGTCGTCGAGCAGCTCGCGATCAACCCCAACACCGTCTCGAAGGCGTACCGGCAGCTCGAGCAGGAAGGGCTGGTCCGTTCCCGCCCGGGGATCGGCACGTTCGTCGTCGGCGCACCGCCGGAGGCCGTGCCGCCCGCGACGTACGCGTCGCTGCGCCGCGGTCTGCAGAGCTGGCTCCGGGAGGCCCACGCCGCCGGCCTGGACGACGAGGCGATCCTGGCGCTGCTGGCGACGACCAACCGAGACCTTGCCCAGGAGGGTGTGGCATGA
- a CDS encoding TetR/AcrR family transcriptional regulator produces the protein MTGRERRAQLLDVGRALFAAKGFDGTSVEEIAARAQVSKPVVYEHFGGKEGMYAVIVDREVERLTGMLTGSLEPERHPKVIVEATTLALLDYIEQNTDGFRILVRDSPVAQATGTFSSLIGDVATQVEHLLADQFDRRGFDPATAPMYAQMLVGMIALTGQWWLEARTPDKSVVAAHLVNLAWNGLHGLEADPQLTPRGKAAAARRD, from the coding sequence ATGACGGGCCGCGAGCGGCGTGCCCAGCTGCTCGACGTCGGGCGGGCCCTGTTCGCCGCCAAGGGGTTCGACGGCACGAGCGTCGAGGAGATCGCCGCACGAGCCCAGGTCTCGAAGCCTGTGGTCTACGAGCACTTCGGCGGCAAGGAGGGGATGTACGCGGTCATCGTCGACCGCGAGGTCGAACGCCTCACGGGCATGCTCACGGGCTCCCTCGAGCCGGAGCGGCACCCGAAGGTGATCGTGGAGGCGACGACGCTCGCGCTCCTCGACTACATCGAGCAGAACACCGACGGCTTCCGGATCCTCGTGCGCGACTCGCCGGTGGCGCAGGCGACCGGTACGTTCTCCTCGCTCATCGGCGACGTGGCGACGCAGGTCGAGCACCTCCTGGCGGACCAGTTCGACCGGCGCGGGTTCGATCCTGCGACAGCGCCGATGTACGCGCAGATGCTCGTGGGCATGATCGCGCTGACGGGCCAGTGGTGGCTCGAGGCGCGGACCCCGGACAAGTCGGTGGTCGCCGCCCACCTCGTCAACCTCGCGTGGAACGGCCTGCACGGGCTCGAGGCGGATCCCCAGCTGACCCCGCGCGGCAAGGCCGCCGCCGCCCGCCGGGACTGA
- a CDS encoding glycosyltransferase family 2 protein, translating into MTTVLDAATTAERLFGSELDRFTFGSSEIVIEPSRTTTTIGCVIPAYNEAGTIKRVLKALLAQTRLPDVIHVIVNNTTDKTFKIARRFAGEHSVTRRGTQQTTRVFVHDLGRVPDKKVGALNYGFRLVRGADYLLGVDGDTVLAKDAVARLEEEMTADPRIGGISAVYTVDNTRAPGPVASFLLTGQRAQFAAFNLHNMVRGRNMAVLGGQASLFRMAALEHVMVANHQGTPWVSDSEVEDSLLSLQIKNLGYSTKISATARAEVGGMETLRALDGQQVKWNYGAIDLMWPGQRGDTRGQPFHPNLRVRWLENVSMLVNVLTRLAFVLLLAGSLSIDAWVFSPVWLVPPLASVALNLRTALSMRRPNWRDVLFALTLVPAEVYMWIQVGHFVRAWAKFLSAARTDNWAAQARAEGGRGWGHLAPYATGAFVLVAVVWLWTTLPVGVQSTVLGLGWPVLGLVTVLQVLVMVRRLVRRQYGFRA; encoded by the coding sequence ATGACGACAGTGCTCGACGCTGCCACCACGGCGGAGCGTCTCTTCGGGTCCGAGCTGGACCGGTTCACGTTCGGCAGCTCGGAGATCGTCATCGAGCCGAGCCGGACGACGACGACGATCGGGTGCGTCATCCCCGCCTACAACGAGGCCGGGACGATCAAGCGCGTGCTCAAGGCACTCCTGGCCCAGACCCGGCTTCCCGACGTCATCCACGTCATCGTGAACAACACGACGGACAAGACGTTCAAGATCGCGCGCCGGTTCGCCGGCGAGCACTCCGTCACGCGGCGCGGCACCCAGCAGACGACGCGGGTGTTCGTGCACGACCTCGGCCGCGTGCCGGACAAGAAGGTCGGCGCGCTCAACTATGGGTTCCGCCTGGTGCGCGGCGCCGACTACCTGCTGGGCGTCGACGGCGACACGGTCCTCGCGAAGGACGCCGTCGCCCGGCTCGAGGAGGAGATGACCGCCGACCCGCGGATCGGCGGGATCTCGGCCGTGTACACGGTCGACAACACGCGTGCACCGGGTCCGGTCGCCTCGTTCCTGCTGACCGGGCAGCGTGCGCAGTTCGCGGCGTTCAACCTGCACAACATGGTCCGCGGCCGGAACATGGCCGTGCTCGGCGGGCAGGCGAGCCTGTTCCGGATGGCCGCGCTCGAGCACGTCATGGTCGCCAACCACCAAGGGACGCCGTGGGTGAGCGACTCCGAGGTCGAGGACTCGCTCCTCAGCCTCCAGATCAAGAACCTCGGGTACTCGACGAAGATCAGCGCGACGGCGCGCGCCGAGGTCGGCGGCATGGAGACGCTGCGGGCTCTCGACGGCCAGCAGGTGAAGTGGAACTACGGCGCGATCGACCTCATGTGGCCCGGCCAGCGGGGCGACACCCGCGGGCAGCCGTTCCACCCGAACCTGCGCGTGCGGTGGCTCGAGAACGTCTCGATGCTCGTCAACGTGCTCACGCGGCTGGCGTTCGTGCTGCTGCTCGCCGGGTCGCTGAGCATCGACGCCTGGGTGTTCTCTCCCGTGTGGCTCGTGCCCCCGCTCGCGTCCGTCGCGCTCAACCTCCGCACCGCGCTGTCGATGCGGCGGCCGAACTGGCGCGACGTGCTGTTCGCCCTCACGCTCGTCCCGGCCGAGGTGTACATGTGGATCCAGGTGGGGCACTTCGTCCGGGCCTGGGCGAAGTTCCTCTCCGCGGCGCGCACCGACAACTGGGCCGCGCAGGCACGCGCCGAGGGCGGGCGCGGCTGGGGGCACCTCGCGCCGTACGCGACGGGGGCCTTCGTGCTCGTCGCCGTGGTGTGGTTGTGGACGACGCTGCCGGTCGGCGTGCAGTCGACGGTGCTCGGCCTCGGCTGGCCGGTGCTCGGACTGGTCACCGTGCTCCAGGTCCTGGTGATGGTGCGGCGTCTCGTGCGGCGGCAGTACGGCTTCCGGGCGTAG
- a CDS encoding ABC transporter permease subunit, with amino-acid sequence MIWFTWRQHRGEAMGLAGVLLVLTGVALLTGIPMHRAYVQERVAACRTPPPTSDCSAVVESFGARFAGVPEQLAGQLNLLPVLVGVLIGAPILAREYEHGTWQVAWTQAVPRTRWAIVKLGLILVATTAAALLLSALLSWWWRPLGASSFSVERFNYAAPVLSGYFVLAVATGILAGAVIRRTVPAMVATLVVFLSVRLFAEYALRPRYRTPVTTIDPVVGEGEVTQGILDGDNWVLDTFLVDSGGARLDDSAEYELFGGGVDDPSVLAAEGLRQGVTYQPGSRFWEFQLVEAGLFWLLALTFVLLAIWRVRRW; translated from the coding sequence ATGATCTGGTTCACCTGGCGGCAGCATCGCGGCGAGGCGATGGGGCTCGCGGGCGTCCTGCTCGTGCTGACCGGCGTCGCACTCCTCACGGGGATCCCGATGCACCGGGCCTACGTGCAGGAGAGAGTCGCCGCGTGCCGGACGCCGCCGCCGACGTCCGACTGCAGCGCGGTCGTCGAGAGCTTCGGCGCTCGGTTCGCCGGGGTCCCCGAGCAGCTGGCCGGTCAGCTCAATCTCCTCCCCGTCCTCGTGGGCGTCCTCATCGGAGCGCCGATCCTCGCGCGTGAGTACGAGCACGGGACCTGGCAGGTCGCGTGGACCCAGGCGGTGCCGCGGACGCGCTGGGCGATCGTCAAGCTCGGCCTGATCCTGGTGGCGACGACGGCGGCGGCCCTGCTGCTCAGCGCGCTGCTGAGCTGGTGGTGGCGGCCGCTCGGCGCGTCGTCGTTCAGCGTCGAGCGGTTCAACTATGCGGCTCCCGTGCTGTCGGGATACTTCGTGCTCGCGGTCGCGACGGGCATCCTCGCCGGCGCTGTCATCCGACGGACGGTCCCGGCGATGGTGGCCACGCTCGTCGTGTTCCTCTCGGTTCGCCTGTTCGCCGAGTACGCGCTGCGACCCCGGTACCGGACTCCGGTCACGACGATCGACCCCGTGGTCGGCGAGGGCGAGGTCACGCAGGGCATCCTCGACGGCGACAACTGGGTGCTCGACACCTTCCTCGTCGACTCAGGCGGTGCCAGGCTCGACGACTCGGCGGAGTACGAGCTGTTCGGCGGTGGCGTCGACGATCCGTCGGTGCTCGCCGCGGAAGGCCTGCGGCAGGGCGTGACGTACCAGCCGGGGAGCCGCTTCTGGGAGTTCCAGCTCGTCGAGGCAGGGCTGTTCTGGCTTCTCGCGCTGACGTTCGTGCTGCTGGCGATCTGGCGGGTGCGCCGCTGGTGA
- a CDS encoding gamma carbonic anhydrase family protein, which produces MTLVLPIGPRAPRVAATAWLAPSATVAGDVTLGDDVGVFYGAVLRGDSDAITIGARTNLQDGVVVHVDAGHPTLVGTDVTVGHRAVLHGCTVEDGCLIGMSATVMNDAVIGAGSLVAAGALVVAGTEVPPGSLVAGVPAKVRREVTDDERRYLTANAAHYVELAREHRAALAALDADAGRGGS; this is translated from the coding sequence GTGACGCTCGTGCTGCCGATCGGCCCGCGCGCACCGCGCGTCGCCGCGACCGCCTGGCTCGCGCCGTCCGCGACCGTGGCGGGCGACGTGACGCTGGGCGACGACGTCGGCGTCTTCTACGGCGCCGTGCTGCGCGGGGACTCCGACGCGATCACGATCGGTGCCCGCACGAACCTCCAGGACGGCGTCGTCGTCCACGTCGACGCCGGCCACCCCACGCTCGTCGGGACGGACGTGACCGTCGGGCACCGCGCCGTCCTCCACGGATGCACCGTCGAGGACGGGTGCCTCATCGGCATGAGCGCGACGGTGATGAACGACGCCGTGATCGGCGCCGGCTCGCTGGTCGCCGCGGGTGCGCTCGTCGTCGCCGGGACCGAGGTCCCGCCGGGGTCGCTGGTCGCCGGCGTGCCGGCGAAGGTCCGGCGCGAGGTCACCGACGACGAGCGCCGCTACCTCACCGCGAACGCCGCGCACTACGTCGAGCTGGCGCGGGAGCACCGCGCCGCGCTCGCCGCCCTGGACGCCGACGCCGGCCGGGGTGGGTCGTGA